The segment TTCCTGATGAATCATTTGACCCTAAGTCCAAATGGAAAAGTGCAGGCAAGAACTGACAGTCTGACAGTTTGGAACATGTTGGATTAATCCTTAGAGGATAGCACTTATACAAGTCCTGGCTTTGAGGAATAAGTGTGTAAAGTCCCAGAATGTTAGAAGCGAGTTCCCTCTTTAAGCcagaggatgtgtgtgcactttgCCAGGTATCAGCACTCTTCCTTCCCCTCTGCCAAGCAGAGAGCAGCACCTGTAGTTCGCTCCACGCTGTGCCATCCAGTGTCTGTGAGCTCGCTGCAGCTGTTTGCACGCTCTACATCGCTGAGCTGCGAGGCTCAGCCCTGAGAGGAACTCAGTGCAGCCAGTCTTTGCTCGGACTCAGTCCTCATGCCTGGAAAAAATGTGCTGGAGAATACTTGGCAAGAGTCTGAGGCATTTCGAGAATTTTcgaacagagcagagaggacactGGCTCTCTGCTTCTCCCTTGCTTGTGTTCCCAACTCCTCTTGCAAGGTCCCGCTCATGTCCGTTTGAGAAGAGCCATAAGCTTGTGAACCTGTGAGTCAGTTATTCTCCACTGGGGCCTCAGTCTGTCCTGCTCTTGCCTCTGTGAGAATATCTGCGCCGGGAGAGATCGACGCCTGCGGCCGTATCCCTGTGGGCTGATCTTGTCAACAGGGGCACTACCGATCTTCAACTTGTTATTGAGCTGGTGCAGGCGGTGGGCCAGGTCGTGCACTGTGCAGGTGCCCAGTGCACAGCCTTGTCTTCTTGACTGGCCTGATGAGTTTTTCGACCTCTTGGTTCGGACACTGATGTCAGTGCTggatgacagaggaagagacaagaGGACGTTAATCTCTGCTGTTCATTCCTGAGATGTGCAATCTCTACTTAAACATTGAGAAAGCATTCAAATTACAAAAAGGCTATTTGTAGATTTTCAGGAGGGCATTGGTTTGTGTCTCACCTGGAATGTGGCAGCAAGGTATCCCTGATATCTTctgttctgactaagtgttCAGCCTCTGCTGTCTTCTCCACTGATACAGTGTCAGGATCCCGTCTCAGCCGGCTCTCCAGCCATATGCTTAGcctggaagaggaggaataaCAGTCAGTCTCCTGTCGATAATCCAGTGGACAGGTATCACATCTTGAATCACATGATAACATATTCATTATTTGAATGAATGCCTCACCTTTTTTTCAACTGTGagttgacttcaagttccaCACAGTGTGCTGCTGTCGCCAGAAGGCAGCAATAGAGAAAGGACTGGAAGATGAAATTCATTTTGGCTCCTATGGAGAcaagagaaaacattttttggTTAATTATCTTTGCAATCAATTAATATTTAACTGCATGAATTTCCTACTGTCCCCCTGTGCAGGTCTAACTCGCTCATACAGCTGTCCCTCAAGTGCCACACTGAGATACATGCTTACACAAGAGTCCAAAAGCCAAGTTATTTGCACttatcattcatttatttaaaaagttaagCTAAGGTCAGCTTTTGCTTGGTTAAGTAAACCTACAACTATGCTTTGGGCCTCTGGCCAACAGCGCGAAGGACACTGTCTACCAATGAGGGGTTCAAAATAGGCTCTGCTCACGAGTTCCACAGAACCTGAAT is part of the Pleuronectes platessa chromosome 1, fPlePla1.1, whole genome shotgun sequence genome and harbors:
- the adma gene encoding adrenomedullin a, whose amino-acid sequence is MNFIFQSFLYCCLLATAAHCVELEVNSQLKKRLSIWLESRLRRDPDTVSVEKTAEAEHLVRTEDIRDTLLPHSSTDISVRTKRSKNSSGQSRRQGCALGTCTVHDLAHRLHQLNNKLKIGSAPVDKISPQGYGRRRRSLPAQIFSQRQEQDRLRPQWRITDSQVHKLMALLKRT